The following are encoded in a window of Catenulispora sp. MAP5-51 genomic DNA:
- a CDS encoding LysE family translocator: MLATLLPFLIACTAVAAVPGQSTALIIRQSIRGGKRAGVATVLGNESGVFVWGCAAAFGFTALLAASQLAYDGMRVVGACVLVWFAVQSFRSARRMKGEDSTEDPEEADGAARTRGPLWSYRAGLLTNLANPKAAIFAMSFLPQFVPAGAPKLPTMVLLAATWAVYEVFYYSLYVWCVQRMRAFFSRRQVRRRMEQISGTVMLGLAVRMVVENS; the protein is encoded by the coding sequence ATGCTGGCAACCCTGCTGCCCTTCCTCATCGCCTGCACAGCGGTCGCCGCGGTTCCCGGACAGAGCACGGCGCTGATCATCCGCCAGTCCATCCGCGGCGGGAAGCGCGCCGGGGTCGCGACCGTCCTGGGCAACGAGAGCGGGGTCTTCGTCTGGGGCTGCGCCGCGGCCTTCGGCTTCACCGCGCTGCTCGCGGCCTCGCAGCTCGCCTACGACGGCATGCGCGTCGTCGGCGCCTGCGTGCTGGTGTGGTTCGCCGTCCAGTCCTTCCGCTCCGCGCGGCGGATGAAGGGGGAGGACAGCACCGAGGATCCCGAAGAAGCCGACGGGGCCGCGCGGACCCGGGGACCGCTGTGGTCCTACCGCGCCGGGCTGCTGACGAACCTGGCCAACCCGAAGGCCGCGATCTTCGCGATGTCCTTCCTGCCGCAGTTCGTCCCGGCCGGCGCCCCGAAGCTGCCGACCATGGTCCTGCTGGCCGCGACCTGGGCCGTCTACGAGGTCTTCTACTACTCGCTCTACGTCTGGTGCGTCCAGCGGATGCGCGCGTTCTTCAGCCGGCGCCAGGTCCGCCGCCGCATGGAGCAGATATCCGGCACCGTCATGCTCGGACTGGCCGTGCGGATGGTCGTCGAGAACAGCTGA
- a CDS encoding Gfo/Idh/MocA family protein, whose protein sequence is MTDLPLRLGVIGLGAMGSEMLAIATAHPDVAVELAADPSESAIERARIANPTVTFTNDPMAVIAHTDIDAVYIAAPPTTHARYAIAAMESGKAVFCEKPLAVDLSEGQQMVDVAAATGLVNALNYTLSDRSAAVEVLRAVRAGEAGDLLSVDIQFLFPEWPREFQKDARWVAGREQGGFLREVGSHYVFLTDRVLGPLTTVHTEVSYGEHGETTATGLFSAGGIPVRLTGNVAAGPETYSWTLYGSRRSYRITSWGDLSVGDATGWQPVTLCGPRGGEDTRLAEFVGTVRGRVSTPTLADFAAGWRVQQAIEAFHAAG, encoded by the coding sequence ATGACCGACCTCCCGCTCCGCCTCGGTGTCATCGGCCTCGGCGCCATGGGCTCAGAGATGCTCGCGATCGCCACTGCGCATCCGGACGTCGCTGTGGAACTCGCGGCCGATCCCAGCGAATCCGCTATAGAACGCGCACGTATAGCGAATCCCACCGTGACGTTCACCAACGACCCGATGGCGGTCATCGCCCACACCGACATCGATGCCGTCTACATAGCAGCGCCTCCCACGACGCACGCACGCTATGCGATCGCGGCCATGGAATCCGGCAAGGCGGTCTTCTGTGAGAAGCCCTTGGCGGTGGACCTCTCAGAAGGCCAGCAGATGGTGGACGTCGCCGCCGCCACAGGTCTGGTCAACGCGCTCAACTACACGCTCTCCGACCGAAGCGCTGCGGTGGAGGTCCTCCGTGCGGTCCGCGCGGGGGAAGCCGGCGACCTGCTCAGCGTGGACATCCAGTTCCTCTTCCCGGAGTGGCCACGGGAGTTCCAGAAGGACGCCCGCTGGGTTGCCGGCCGAGAGCAAGGCGGCTTTCTGCGCGAAGTCGGGTCGCACTATGTGTTTCTCACGGACCGGGTCCTAGGACCGCTCACTACGGTCCATACAGAGGTCTCCTATGGAGAACACGGAGAGACCACGGCAACAGGGCTGTTCTCCGCAGGCGGAATCCCGGTACGGCTGACCGGAAACGTCGCAGCCGGTCCGGAGACCTACAGCTGGACCCTCTATGGTTCCCGGCGCTCCTACCGGATCACTTCCTGGGGCGACCTCTCTGTAGGCGATGCCACCGGATGGCAGCCGGTCACACTCTGTGGGCCGCGCGGTGGCGAGGACACCCGCCTCGCCGAGTTCGTCGGCACGGTCCGCGGTCGCGTTTCGACGCCGACGCTGGCCGACTTCGCCGCGGGATGGCGTGTCCAGCAGGCGATCGAGGCGTTCCACGCAGCGGGATAG